CACCACAACACATGGAACGCCCGCGATAATTCCCTGGCAGTATGGTGCTCCAGCAACAAACACCGTTTCGCGGTTGTCCATATGCTCTTGTAAAAGGGTAACTTCGACATCCATAGCACCAATGATGCCAACAATAACAGGACAATCCTTCATGCGCGCCTGCCTTTACACTGGATAGGATAGGTGGTCTGCATCAATACCCTCAAGGGTGCTATCAAGAAACCGCTGTGCCCACCATTGTGCTTGAGGTAAGTCGCTGTCATGGTAATTGCCGCATTCTTCAGGGCGTGCACCAGGCACTTCGCCATTAAAGTCACGCACAAACACACAGAAACGCTTTAGCAATCCAACGATTTCACGTGAGGAAACCGTACCGAATACCAGGAGATAGAACCCTGTGCGACAACCCATAGGCCCAAAGTAGACTATTCGGCTTCCCCATTCGGCATCATTGCGCATGAATGTTGCCCCCAGATGCTCGAGGCAATGCACAGCAGCAGTATCCATCACGGGCTCTCGGTTTGGTGCTGTCATGCGAATATCGAACGTCGTTACAACTGCACCAGTTTCTACATCAACGTCTTCGCGTGAAACATATACACCTGGTTCGAGTGTAAGATGGTCGACAGTAAAGCTTGCAATCTTATCCATAAAATAACTCCCCTTGCGTAGAGTTCCGTTCCTGATGACAAGACCCCTTGTGTGGACTTC
This genomic interval from Cryptobacterium curtum DSM 15641 contains the following:
- a CDS encoding S-ribosylhomocysteine lyase, coding for MDKIASFTVDHLTLEPGVYVSREDVDVETGAVVTTFDIRMTAPNREPVMDTAAVHCLEHLGATFMRNDAEWGSRIVYFGPMGCRTGFYLLVFGTVSSREIVGLLKRFCVFVRDFNGEVPGARPEECGNYHDSDLPQAQWWAQRFLDSTLEGIDADHLSYPV